The segment CGTCTCATGATTGAGAACTGGCATGTCTCAGACTTCCACGTCTCCGAGGCTCGACCCAGTCAAGAGGAGGGATTCGCGGAGCACCTTTCGACTCGTGGTGAGAATTTGCCACTTGTCGCCAATTATTTGTTTGAACATCATCGCGATCGATTTGATCGCGTGTTGCGTGCGATGCGCCGTCGCGTCCCCGGCGTATCGGTGGTTGAACCTAAACAGACTGAAGACGGTAGGCTAGTCCTTCGCTTTCAGGATGGTAGCTTCCGGGACCCGTTTATTGCGCGGCACGTGTCTGACGGGACTATCAAGATGTTCGCCTACTTAGTCCTCTTGAATGATCCCAAGCCGTACCCCCTTCTTGCCGTGGAGGAGCCGGAAAATCAGCTTTACCCAGAATTGTTGCCCGAGCTCGCGGAAGAGTTTCGCGACTACGCTGAACGCGGTGGTCAGGTTTTTATCTCGACGCACTCGCCAGACTTTTTGAATGCCCTCTATCTCAACGAGATCTATTGCTTACGAAAGCAAAGCGGCTTCACGACCGTCTCTCGCGCTACCGATTCTGAGAACCTTCGGGCCTTGAATGATGCTGGCGACCTCCCTGGGTACCTGTGGAAGCAAGGGCTTTTTGAAGGTGTAAACAAGGAAGGTAACTGATGGAGGGGCGGATCGTCTTT is part of the Luteibacter pinisoli genome and harbors:
- a CDS encoding AAA family ATPase, which translates into the protein MQIESIAVKNYRLFRDAKLENIPRLCVLVGANGTGKSTLFDVFSFLKDALSMNVGKALAKRGGFKEVASRGFATESIELTLQFRMEITGKERLVTYLLEISPGVNGKPVVEREVLRYKRGAYGAPFRFLDFTRGKGYAITNEEDFSKTDEELRREEQELDAPDILAIKGLGQFERFKAASAFRLMIENWHVSDFHVSEARPSQEEGFAEHLSTRGENLPLVANYLFEHHRDRFDRVLRAMRRRVPGVSVVEPKQTEDGRLVLRFQDGSFRDPFIARHVSDGTIKMFAYLVLLNDPKPYPLLAVEEPENQLYPELLPELAEEFRDYAERGGQVFISTHSPDFLNALYLNEIYCLRKQSGFTTVSRATDSENLRALNDAGDLPGYLWKQGLFEGVNKEGN